One Arthrobacter sp. Marseille-P9274 genomic region harbors:
- a CDS encoding FAD-dependent oxidoreductase: MSAEAFDYVVVGAGLAGAATAWQLAARGQEVAVVERSVPANDAGSSHGSARIFRYAYPEAGYAAMVKESLAGWEELSELAGQPLITPTGCVDYGQDREPRALADVLAGAGIGHELLSAEEARGRWPQFAFDTEVLWHQGAGVIDAHETVHTMVRAAVGHGARLLQDWTLTTARRSGAGYLLTNERGEQLQAGHLVLAAGGWLPGLLGGLDLPPAFLASLPAFTVMQETAFHFPYREQPLPGTHWPTFIHKRPGIQTYGLPGGRDAEFRGQKLAEFNGGKAIPDASAQDGLIDPEHRERIIEYVKRYVPGLVPEPYAETTCLFTNTPTEDFVIDTADGVTILSPCSGHGAKFAPLLGTLAADLATGAAGVPERFRPSRAAASGRSA; this comes from the coding sequence ATGTCCGCGGAAGCCTTCGATTACGTGGTGGTCGGCGCCGGCCTGGCCGGCGCCGCCACGGCGTGGCAGCTTGCCGCGCGCGGCCAGGAGGTCGCCGTCGTCGAGCGGTCCGTGCCGGCCAACGACGCCGGCAGCTCGCACGGGTCGGCGCGGATCTTCCGCTACGCCTACCCGGAGGCCGGCTATGCCGCCATGGTGAAGGAATCCCTGGCCGGCTGGGAGGAGCTTTCCGAGCTGGCGGGACAGCCCCTCATCACGCCGACCGGCTGCGTCGACTACGGCCAGGACCGGGAACCGCGCGCCCTTGCCGACGTGCTCGCTGGCGCCGGCATCGGGCACGAGCTGCTGTCTGCCGAGGAGGCCCGCGGCCGCTGGCCCCAGTTCGCGTTCGACACCGAGGTGCTCTGGCACCAGGGCGCCGGGGTGATCGACGCCCACGAGACCGTCCACACCATGGTGCGGGCCGCCGTCGGACACGGAGCCCGGCTCCTCCAGGACTGGACGCTTACCACGGCGCGGCGCTCGGGCGCGGGCTACCTGCTCACCAATGAGCGCGGCGAGCAGCTGCAAGCAGGGCATCTCGTGCTTGCCGCGGGCGGCTGGCTGCCGGGGCTGCTCGGCGGCCTCGACCTGCCGCCGGCGTTCCTGGCCTCGCTGCCGGCCTTCACCGTGATGCAGGAGACGGCCTTCCACTTCCCCTACCGTGAGCAGCCGCTGCCGGGGACCCACTGGCCCACGTTCATCCACAAACGGCCGGGCATCCAGACCTATGGATTGCCGGGCGGCCGGGACGCGGAGTTCCGGGGCCAGAAGCTGGCCGAATTCAACGGCGGCAAGGCCATCCCCGACGCCTCCGCCCAGGACGGCCTGATCGACCCGGAGCACCGCGAACGGATTATCGAGTACGTCAAACGGTACGTCCCGGGCCTGGTCCCGGAGCCCTACGCGGAGACGACGTGCTTGTTCACCAACACGCCCACCGAGGACTTCGTCATCGACACCGCCGACGGCGTCACCATCCTCTCGCCCTGCAGCGGCCACGGGGCGAAGTTCGCGCCGCTGCTGGGCACCCTGGCGGCGGACCTCGCGACCGGGGCGGCGGGCGTGCCGGAACGGTTCCGTCCCTCGCGGGCGGCGGCCTCGGGACGGTCGGCGTGA